TGCTGCACGATATTGGTAAAGCCCTGACCCATAAAGTCGAGGGCAAGCACCATCACATTGGTGGCGAGCTAGCTCGTAAGTACGGTTTGCCGGAAGAGGTCGCCCACGCCATTGAGGCCCATCACGATGACATCGATGCTACTACGCCTGAAGCCTTAGTAGTTAGAGTTTGCGACGCTATTTCGGCTGCTCGTCCCGGGGCTCGCAACATCAGCGCCGAAAACTTTGCCGAGCGAATGCGCGAGCTGGAAAATGTGGCGACTGGCTTTGCTGGCATCGATAAAGCCTACGCTATAAGTGCCGGTCGAGAAGTCCGGGTGATTGTCCGGCCGAGGGAGATTGACGACCTGGGTGCGATCAAAGTAGCGCGTGATATTGCGACAAAAATCGAATCGACCATGAACTACCCGGGCACCGTCAAAGTTAATGTCATTCGGGAGACCCGGGCCGAGGAATACGCCAAGTAACGCTCCGCCAATGAAAAATCTGAGCGCCGCCCCATCCGCCGTCGTCCGGCGGATGGGAATGTTCGGGTTCATGGTTTTCATCTTTTGGCAGTACTCGCTAGAATCTGAAATGAATTTAGGTTAGCTCATGGTATTTATCGTATCGGAGCAAATTAAGACAAAGGGACGAGCCGAGGCAGGTGCTGTGATAAATAGATGACAGCATGCTATAATCACCCCTGTTCGCTTGCGGATAGTACTTGTAATTTGGTTATTGGTTATTGAGTATTTTAGCGAAGCGACAGCGGGGCGTAGCGCAGTTGGCTAGCGCACCGGCTTTGGGAGCCGGGGGTCGGAGGTTCGAGTCCTCTCGCCCCGACCAAAAAATGAAAAGGCCGTGCTTTTAGTTACGACCAACTTGTTTGAAACCAGAAAGACCAAAGAGTACGAAGGTGTCGTGACCGATGAGGCCATCGCGGGTGCTGACTTAAAAAAACCTGTTTGCTAGCGCGGGCGCGATATCGTCGGCGCCGATATCGACTATAAAACCGTTGGGTATGGGCTCAATGCTGATGGTCAGCGTCGGCAGCATCACTCTACTAATTGAGGCAGTTATCTTGACCGCTTAAATCACCGAAACATCCGCCGTTAGCATCGAGAATAATTACATTTGGCGGATTGTCGCCGTTAGCCTCGATTGTCCGGTTGATTACCGCATTGACCCGGGCGTCGTCGCCGATTCCGGCTGATTCGATTTGACGGCAGAAACGAATCGTTAAATCCTCACCAACCAATCTAAGCGTAAAGTCCCCACCGCCGTCGCAGCGGGAGCCGGCAGCCAACCTAATAGGGTTAAACAAACCGGCGGCTTGCTCGTCCTCGGTGGGGCCAGCAAGCAGTTGTTCGAGGGCTGATTGATAGACATCTCCGGCTTGGACTTCACGGCTAACCGACGAGGTAAATTCAAAATCGTCATAACTCTCTGGTGATTTTGAAAAGTGAACCGTCAGCATCAGGGGGGCGGTTGGTTGGGACGTCACGGATTGGTTGTCGCGTGAGTCGTCTCGGGTTTGCAGCCAAAAAAATCCGGATATGATTCCCAAAACTACTACTGTTACAATGATAAACCACGTCAGCTTTGTCATCGGCTATTAATTATACGCTGGAACGGGTATTTGCTGATATGATACTTTTTAGGTGTTTCAGCGCAGAATTCAAACATATTTGGGCGAGTTCGTTTACGGCGGAATCGATGGTATTGTCACGACTTTTGCGGTTGTGGCGGCAGCCGTCGGCGCCGGACTTGAGAGCTCGGTCATAATTATCTTAGGTCTAGCCAATTTGCTGGCCGACGGTTTTTCAATGGGCATCAGCGCCTATCTGGCGCAAAAATCAGAACAGGCGATGGAAACGGACTTACGTTTCAAAAAAGAGCCCATAAAAGTCGGCCTGGCGACGTTCGCCGCCTTCGTGTTGGTAGGTTTCGTGCCGGTGCTGGTTTATATTTTGGATCTGATCGCTGATCT
Above is a window of Candidatus Saccharimonadales bacterium DNA encoding:
- a CDS encoding VIT1/CCC1 transporter family protein, with amino-acid sequence MFQRRIQTYLGEFVYGGIDGIVTTFAVVAAAVGAGLESSVIIILGLANLLADGFSMGISAYLAQKSEQAMETDLRFKKEPIKVGLATFAAFVLVGFVPVLVYILDLIADLELDNQFLLSSILAALAFGGIGWVKSYIAKEPKLLAIAETLVLGAIAASVAYFVGNLLERVIN